ACATGATCATCACGTGGGTCTTATTTCGCATTTGCCTCATGCGATTGCATTTTCTCTAGCGAGTGGAATTTTAAAAGAAGAGGATAAAAGGCATATCGTAGCACTAGGTGGACCTACATTTAAGGGTATGATACGTGTCGCAAAGAGTTCGCCTTTTATGTGGAGCGATATCTTTAAGCAAAATAAAAATAATGTTGTTGAAGCTATAAATATGTTTGAAAAAGAGCTAAATTTGTGCAAAGATCTCATCAAAGATGAACGCTGGGACGAACTTTTTGCCTGGATGAGCGACGCTAGGGCTGTAAGAGAAATTTTGTAATTAACTAAAAATTTATTGATTTACGTGTAAAATTTTGCAAATTAAATTTAAGGTAAAAATATATGAATAGACGTGGAGTTGGCGGATTTGGTATTGTTGTGCTTTTGCTAATTTTAATTTTAGCCGGTGGTTTTGGCTATGCTTTGATGTCAAAAGATTTTGAGCGAAATGAGCCGATAATCGGTGTTGCTGATAAAGTTTATTGGAATCTTAGAACCCCAATGAATATCAAATTTAAAGACGATAGTGGTATAAAATTTGTACGAATTAGTATGAATGATGGGAAAAATGATCTAAATTTATTAAATCAAATCATACAAAACCCAAGTACCGAGCTTGATGTAAATTTAACCTTTCCAAAGACTGGCTTTTTTGCTCAAAAAGATACCTATGAGATGAATATTGAAGCTGTAGATACTAGCAAATGGAGCTTTTTTACTGGCAATAAAGCTAGCAAAAAGGTTGAAGTAGTGCTTGATACTTCAAAGCCTGATCTTTACGTGCTTTCGCAGTCTTATTCTATCTCAAAAGGTGGTAGTGCTGTTGTGGTCTTTAGAGCAACTGATAATCAGCTAAAAGAGGTCTATGTCCAGACAAATTTTGGTAAGAAATTTAAGGCTGTTCCATTTTATAAAGAGGGCTTTTATGTAGCACTCGTTGCTTGGCCAGTTCAGGTTGAAAATTTTAGTGCTGAGGTCATCGCAAGAGACTTTGCAGGCAATGAAAGCAAGTCACATGTTAGGTATTTTTACGAAAATGTAAAGTATAAAACTTCAACTATTGCATTAAATGATAGATTTTTAGATGGTAAGATAGTTGATCTAACTGATCAATATGCAAAAGATCCAAGTGCGCTTTCAAGGCTTGAGAAAATGAGATTTGTCAATGAAACACTTAGAAACTCAAACGAAGAAAAAATAACAGCACTTACTACAAATCCTGGTGATGAGATGTTAACTGGCTTTAGTGTGACACCATTTTATCCACTAAGAAATGGTAAAAAAGTGGCTGACTTCGCCGATCACCGATACTATACATATAATAACGAGCAAGTAAGCGAATCTTGGCATATGGGAATAGACTTTGCAAGTGTGGCCGCAGCTCCTATTATAGCTAGCAATGCTGGTCGTGTTGTGCTAGCATCTGAAAATGGAATTTATGGATTAAATATTGTGATCGATCATGGATTTGGGCTTTATTCGCTTTATGGACACTGCTCAAGCACTAGAGTAAAAGAGGGTGATATGGTGGCAGCCGGTGATCAAATAGGTACTACTGGAACTAGTGGTCTTGCACTTGGTGATCATCTTCACTTTGGAATTTTAGTCCAAGGCGAAGAGGTGAGACCACAACAATGGATGGATAAAAAGTGGATAAAAGACAATATCACAAGTGTTTTAGATGCTGCAAAAGCGATGATAGACAAGAACTAAAAATTTGCAAAATTGATTTTTTAGTGCTATCATAAGCGGATTAAAAATATAAGGAAAATTCTTGAAACAAACTACTATCGCAAGACGCGTTGAGACCGTTGGTATAGGGCTTCATAAAGGTGAGCCGATAAGACTTATACTAGAACCTCTTGATGCAAATTCTGGTATTATTTTGCACCGCGAAGATCTTGGTATTAGTTTTAAAGCCGAACCTAAAAATGTGATAAATACGCAGATGGCAACCGTTGTTGGCAATGAAAAGGGCTTTATTAGTACGATTGAGCATCTAATGTCAGCCATAAATGGTTATGGCATTGATAATATTAGAATCTC
This window of the Campylobacter concisus genome carries:
- a CDS encoding M23 family metallopeptidase, with protein sequence MNRRGVGGFGIVVLLLILILAGGFGYALMSKDFERNEPIIGVADKVYWNLRTPMNIKFKDDSGIKFVRISMNDGKNDLNLLNQIIQNPSTELDVNLTFPKTGFFAQKDTYEMNIEAVDTSKWSFFTGNKASKKVEVVLDTSKPDLYVLSQSYSISKGGSAVVVFRATDNQLKEVYVQTNFGKKFKAVPFYKEGFYVALVAWPVQVENFSAEVIARDFAGNESKSHVRYFYENVKYKTSTIALNDRFLDGKIVDLTDQYAKDPSALSRLEKMRFVNETLRNSNEEKITALTTNPGDEMLTGFSVTPFYPLRNGKKVADFADHRYYTYNNEQVSESWHMGIDFASVAAAPIIASNAGRVVLASENGIYGLNIVIDHGFGLYSLYGHCSSTRVKEGDMVAAGDQIGTTGTSGLALGDHLHFGILVQGEEVRPQQWMDKKWIKDNITSVLDAAKAMIDKN